Below is a genomic region from Microbacterium galbinum.
AGATCCACCGGTCGGAAGGACCCCTCATGTACGACGTGATCGTGATCGGCGCAGGCCCCGCGGGCCTGCAGGCGGCGCTGACGCTGGGACGGATGCACCGCTCGGCGCTGCTGCTCGACTCGGGCGAGTACCGCAACGGCACGGTGCTGCACATGCACAACGTCGCCGCGAACGACGGCACCCCGCCCGCCGACTTCCGCGCGATCGCCCGCGCCCAGCTCGCGGAGTACGCGGACGTCGAGGTGCGCGATGCCCGCGTCGAGCGGGTCGATGGAGAGCAGGGGGCGTTCACCGTCGAACTCGCCGACGGCGGCACGGTGGTGGCTCGACGCATCGTGCTCGCGACCGGCATGGCCGACGAACTGCCGGCGATCCCCGGACTGCAGGAGCTGTGGGGCGCCGGCGCGTTCAGTTGCCCGTTCTGCGACGGGCACGAGCATGCGGACAAGCCGATCGCCGTGATCGGCGAGGCCGCCCGCGCCGCCCATCTGATCGGGCTGCTCGGCCGGATCGTGTCGTCGATCACGGTCTTCCCCACCGAGGGTTCCTTCCCGGAGGAGGATCGCGCGACCCTCGAGGCGCTCGGCGCCGTCGTCGCCCCCT
It encodes:
- a CDS encoding NAD(P)/FAD-dependent oxidoreductase, translated to MYDVIVIGAGPAGLQAALTLGRMHRSALLLDSGEYRNGTVLHMHNVAANDGTPPADFRAIARAQLAEYADVEVRDARVERVDGEQGAFTVELADGGTVVARRIVLATGMADELPAIPGLQELWGAGAFSCPFCDGHEHADKPIAVIGEAARAAHLIGLLGRIVSSITVFPTEGSFPEEDRATLEALGAVVAPSSPLSIAREGETVTLTTAEGEASVAGIFVASVVSRQRAPFAEQLGLAMLPSGAIEIDDFGRTSVAGVSAAGDIAHRASLPGAMAAVALAVAAGQLAAVGHIQSLMAEGA